The following coding sequences lie in one Rutidosis leptorrhynchoides isolate AG116_Rl617_1_P2 chromosome 4, CSIRO_AGI_Rlap_v1, whole genome shotgun sequence genomic window:
- the LOC139845509 gene encoding large ribosomal subunit protein uL30w-like gives MAEIAKGGPAVPESVLKKQKRNEEWALAKKQEVEDLKKKNAANRKLIFNRAKQYSKEYEAQDRELIQLKREARLKGGFYVNPEAKMLFIIRIRGINAMDPKSKKILQLLRLRQIFNGVFLKVNKATLNMLHRVEPYVTYGYPNLKSVRELIYKRGYGKLNKQRIPLTDNSIVEQGLGKFGIICVEDLIHEILTAGPHFKEANNFLWPFKLKAPLGGMKKKRNHYVEGGDAGNRENFINELIRRMN, from the exons ATGGCTGAAATTGCAAAGGGAGGGCCAGCAGTACCAGAGTCTGTGTTGAAGAAGCAAAAGAGAAATGAGGAATGGGCTCTTGCTAAGAAGCAAGAGGTTGAAGATTTGAAGAAAAAGAATGCTGCAAACAGGAAGTTGATCTTTAACAGGGCTAAGCAGTACAGCAAGGAGTATGAAGCTCAG GACAGGGAGTTGATTCAGTTGAAGCGTGAGGCTAGGTTGAAAGGTGGATTTTATGTCAACCCAGAAGCAAAGATGCTGTTTATTATTCGTATTCGTGG TATCAATGCTATGGACCCAAAGTCGAAGAAGATTTTACAGCTTTTGCGTCTGAGACAG ATATTCAATGGTGTCTTCTTGAAAGTCAATAAAGCCACATTGAACATGTTACACAGGGTCGAGCCTTATGTTACCTACGG GTACCCTAACTTGAAGAGTGTTAGGGAGTTGATTTACAAGAGAGGGTACGGAAAGCTTAACAAGCAAAGAATCCCATTAACTGACAACTCAATTGTTGAACAG GGTCTTGGAAAATTCGGCATCATTTGTGTTGAAGATCTTATTCATGAGATTTTGACTGCTGGTCCTCATTTTAAAGAAGCAAACAATTTCCTATGGCCATTCAAGCTAAAGGCACCTTTGGGTGGTATGAAAAAGAAGAGAAACCATTATGTTGAGGGTGGAGATGCTGGAAACCGTGAAAATTTTATCAACGAGCTAATCAGGAGGATGAATTAG
- the LOC139842845 gene encoding glucan endo-1,3-beta-glucosidase 3-like codes for MATHLLSCISQNLLSTAEIRYFVFCVHTCHHHTFIYIYTDGGSIGVNYGRIASDLPSAFKVVKLLKSQGIDRVKVYDTDPSVLRSLSGTGIKVTVNLPNELLYAAATKPSFSKVWIKRNVAAYYPHTQIESIAIGNEVFVDPKNTTAFLVPAIRNIHQALIKYKLDSVIKLSSPVALSALQNSYPSSAGSFRPELIEPVIKPLLEFLRETSSYLMVNAYPFFAYESNSDVISLDYSLFRENPGVVDAGNGLRYFSLFDAQIDAVFAAMTALKYDDIPLVVTETGWPSKGDDNEIGASIVNAAAYNGNLIKRILTGGGTPLRPKANLTVFLFALFNENKKFGPVSERNYGLFYPNMEKVYNIPFTMDDLRNFGDESSPVTGGGEVRVLTPVKRGANNSGESWCVAKDVDEKKLQSGLDYACGEGRADCRSIQPGATCHDPDTLLAHASYAFNSYYQKMGRAAGACDFGGAAYVVTKPPSMCLNPYFFSYIFIFIVK; via the exons ATGGCGACACACCTCCTCTCCTGCATTTCC CAAAATTTGTTATCAACGGCTGAAATTCGATATTTTGTATTTTGTGTTCATACATGTCATCATCAtacgtttatttatatatatacagatgGAGGTTCAATCGGGGTAAACTACGGTCGAATAGCCAGCGATCTACCATCGGCATTCAAAGTCGTAAAGCTTCTAAAATCACAAGGTATCGATCGTGTCAAAGTATACGACACTGATCCTTCCGTACTCCGATCACTATCCGGCACCGGAATCAAAGTAACCGTCAACCTTCCGAATGAACTACTCTACGCCGCCGCCACAAAACCGTCATTCTCCAAAGTCTGGATCAAACGCAATGTGGCAGCATACTATCCACACACTCAAATCGAATCAATCGCCATCGGTAACGAAGTCTTCGTCGATCCTAAAAACACAACAGCTTTCCTTGTTCCCGCCATAAGAAACAttcatcaagctttaattaaatacAAACTCGATTCTGTTATTAAGTTATCGTCACCGGTTGCATTGAGCGCGTTACAGAACTCGTATCCCTCATCTGCCGGTTCGTTTAGACCGGAACTGATCGAACCCGTTATTAAACCGTTACTTGAGTTTTTACGTGAAACCAGTTCTTATTTAATGGTCAACGCGTATCCCTTTTTTGCTTATGAGTCAAACTCTGACGTCATCTCACTTGATTACTCATTGTTCCGTGAAAACCCTGGCGTTGTTGACGCCGGTAACGGTTTACGTTACTTCAGTTTATTCGATGCTCAGATTGATGCCGTGTTTGCAGCAATGACGGCGTTAAAGTACGACGATATTCCGTTAGTTGTAACAGAAACAGGTTGGCCGTCAAAAGGTGACGATAACGAAATTGGAGCTAGTATAGTTAACGCCGCTGCGTATAACGGAAACTTGATTAAACGGATTCTCACCGGCGGTGGAACGCCACTCCGGCCAAAAGCAAATCTAACGGTATTCCTTTTTGCTCTGTTTAATGAGAACAAAAAATTCGGGCCGGTTTCGGAGAGAAACTACGGGTTGTTTTACCCGAATATGGAAAAGGTTTACAATATTCCGTTTACGATGGATGATTTGAGGAATTTTGGAGATGAGAGTTCACCGGTGACCGGCGGTGGTGAAGTTAGGGTTTTGACTCCGGTCAAACGAGGTGCAAACAATTCGGGTGAAAGTTGGTGCGTAGCAAAGGATGTGGATGAGAAAAAGTTGCAATCGGGTTTGGATTATGCGTGTGGTGAAGGACGGGCTGATTGCCGTTCGATTCAACCCGGTGCCACGTGCCATGATCCTGATACGTTACTAGCCCATGCGTCATATGCGTTCAATAGCTATTATCAGAAAATGGGACGCGCGGCTGGCGCGTGTGATTTTGGCGGGGCAGCTTATGTGGTGACAAAGCCACCTAGTATGTGTTTGAATCCCTATTTCTTCtcgtacatttttatttttatcgttAAATAA
- the LOC139845510 gene encoding AUGMIN subunit 2 encodes MSSIQGSDGSWVGRKPLRRLGGMSDALSIAADLGFSVAPPTSQEDLQNLSTGGEKGDDLIRVLRELTSVQRKIADLQVELQGRKEDKNVAHLTHVSEMEKKLETLARMTTILKDVIQNKDRIIARLQQPYSLDCIPVEAEYQKQFSELLMKAASDYGFLTASVTDFQWTQNFKEPPTVWGEMLRPIPVALASCTRLYEAMTAMRESFATLQKLRLGSSDSQLKLSTGQRTILPTGSDCVTPPPWGKESSFDDLTLTTSTRQEHDETGSDLDSLSSRRLSWPLGKANVL; translated from the exons ATGTCGTCAATTCAGGGAAGCGACGGTAGCTGGGTGGGAAGAAAGCCTCTGAGAAGACTCGGTGGTATGTCGGATGCACTTTCTATCGCCGCCGATTTAGGCTTCTCTGTTGCTCCACCCACCTCACAG GAAGACTTGCAGAATTTATCAACTGGTGGCGAAAAAGGTGATGACTTGATACGTGTTTTGAGAGAGCTTACCTCCGTGCAAAGAAAAATTGCAGATTTGCAAGTGGAACTTCAAGGTCGCAAG gaagATAAGAATGTTGCACACTTGACGCATGTGAGTGAAATGGAAAAGAAGTTAGAAACTTTAGCAAGGATGACCACTATATTGAAAGATGTTATCCAGAATAAG GACCGAATTATAGCTCGTCTTCAGCAACCATATTCATTAGACTGTATTCCCGTGGAAGCCGAGTATCAG AAACAATTCTCTGAACTGTTGATGAAGGCTGCCAGTGATTATGGTTTTCTAACGGCATCTGTTACTGATTTTCAATGGACTCAAAACTTTAAGGAACCACCTACCGTATGGGGG GAGATGCTTCGGCCAATCCCTGTGGCATTGGCATCGTGCACAAGGTTATATGAAGCAATGACTGCCATGAGAGAATCGTTTGCAACCCTTCAAAAACTGAGGTTAGGCTCGTCTGACTCCCAGTTGAAATTGTCGACAGGCCAAAGAACAATACTACCAACGGGTTCTGATTGTGTAACTCCACCTCCTTGGGGAAAAGAATCGAGTTTTGATGATTTGACTCTTACAACGTCAACAAGGCAAGAACATGATGAAACTGGTAGCGATTTAGATAGCTTGAGCAGTCGAAGATTATCATGGCCATTAGGAAAGGCAAATGTTTTATAG
- the LOC139839727 gene encoding large ribosomal subunit protein uL30w-like — MAEVAKGGPNVPESVLKKQKRNEEWALAKKQEVDDLKKKNAANRKLIFNRAKQYSKEYEAQDKELIQLKREARLKGGFYVNPEAKMLFIIRIRGINAMDPKSKKILQLLRLRQIFNGVFLKVNKATLNMLHRVEPYVTYGYPNLKSVRELIYKRGYGKLNKQRIPLTDNSIVEQGLGKFGIICVEDLIHEILTAGPHFKEANNFLWPFKLKAPLGGMKKKRNHYVEGGDAGNRENFINELIRRMN, encoded by the exons ATGGCTGAAGTTGCTAAGGGAGGACCGAATGTACCCGAGTCAGTGTTGAAGAAGCAAAAGAGAAATGAGGAATGGGCTCTTGCTAAGAAGCAAGAGGTTGATGATTTGAAGAAAAAGAATGCTGCAAACAGGAAGTTGATCTTTAACAGGGCTAAGCAGTACAGCAAGGAGTATGAAGCTCAG GACAAGGAGTTGATTCAGTTGAAGCGTGAGGCTAGGTTGAAAGGTGGATTTTATGTCAACCCAGAAGCAAAGATGCTCTTTATTATCCGTATCCGAGG TATTAATGCTATGGACCCAAAGTCAAAGAAGATTTTGCAGCTTTTGCGTCTGAGACAG ATATTTAATGGCGTGTTTCTGAAAGTCAATAAAGCCACATTGAACATGTTACACAGGGTCGAGCCTTATGTTACCTATGG GTACCCTAACTTGAAGAGTGTTAGGGAGTTGATTTACAAGAGAGGGTACGGAAAGCTTAACAAGCAAAGAATCCCATTAACTGACAACTCAATTGTTGAACAG GGTCTTGGGAAATTTGGCATCATTTGTGTTGAAGATCTTATTCATGAGATTTTGACTGCTGGTCCTCATTTCAAAGAAGCAAACAACTTTCTATGGCCATTCAAGCTAAAGGCACCTTTGGGTGGTATGAAAAAGAAGAGAAACCATTACGTTGAGGGTGGAGATGCTGGAAACCGTGAAAACTTTATCAATGAGCTAATCAGGAGGATGAATTAG